One Siniperca chuatsi isolate FFG_IHB_CAS linkage group LG8, ASM2008510v1, whole genome shotgun sequence DNA segment encodes these proteins:
- the si:ch211-114c17.1 gene encoding pre-mRNA-processing factor 39 — translation MAAEGCEEMSGNGELEESTAMEASEVPASPPTEMSEENGSAPEAPVGPDPASFSMPPPAEDEEGELPADFERLWKAAHDNPQDFTSWTNLLQYCEQESHITASRRALVAFLARYPLCYGYWKKFADLERRAGYNSKAEEVCVQGLQVIPLSVDLWIHYINLLLGTLDMNLPESPMRIRSVFEEAVQAAGLDFHSDRLWDLYIEWEKEQGNMRNATAVLDRVLQVPTQLYNTHYDKFKEHLNSHEPKELLSLDEYEELRTLCRQSQKAERAEQAQEEEEERPPGEEEPATPEGTDTEELMQKIREQVLVRRDKVYQDNEGEVRKRWHFEDAIKRPYFHVKPLDRLQLRAWHSYLDWEIAQLNNDTKDPNQDPNQAATEGSEVTAQPQEGSEDAAVAHDDHRVRILFERCLIACALYEESWTRYTQYLELQSVDEARAVYKRACEIHLTYKPNIHMQWATFEERHGDLTEARRVLEALEKTVPGLAVVRLRRAALERRAGQLDQSEALLREAVDESKERPTLHAFYSIKLARLLLKLGRNPSRARRVLQEALEISPDNDKLHMNLLELEVSGDPSAEVVQECVTRALAAPLDPHTKILFSQRGLQFAEDYSNSIQSVLSVYEEHQKLLKELGGTKRGAENGDEDSEKLSKSDDGSAVSAQVPPTMPHVPITTPPPPVMGADMSAQAGYGGYGSWYQQPQYGGYGYQNTWNYNQGYYPPS, via the exons ATGGCGGCGGAAGGCTGTGAGGAGATGAGCGGCAACGGGGAGCTTGAAGAGTCTACAG CCATGGAGGCTTCAGAGGTTCCTGCATCGCCTCCGACAGAGATGTCAGAAGAGAACGGCAGCGCCCCTGAGGCCCCCGTAGGCCCCGACCCTGCTTCCTTCTCCATGCCTCCACCTGCAGAAGACGAGGAGGGAGAACTGCCCGCGGACTTTGAGCGTCTGTGGAAGGCCGCCCACGACAATCCTCAAGACTTCACCAGCTGGACCAACCTGCTGCAGTACTGCGAGCAagag AGTCACATCACAGCGTCACGCAGAGCGCTAGTGGCCTTCCTCGCTCGCTACCCGCTCTGCTACGGCTACTGGAAGAAATTTGCTGATCTGGAGCGCCGCGCGGGGTACAACAGCAAAGCAGAGGAG GTGTGTGTTCAGGGTCTCCAGGTAATCCCTCTGAGTGTAGATCTGTGGATCCACTACATCAATCTGCTGCTGGGAACACTGGACATGAACCTGCCTGAGTCGCCCATGCGGATTCGCAG CGTGTTTGAGGAAGCGGTTCAGGCAGCAGGTCTGGACTTCCACTCAGACCGGCTTTGGGATCTTTATATTGAGTGGGAGAAGGAGCAGGGCAACATGAGGAACGCAACAGCCGTCCTGGACAGAGTCCTCCAAGTCCCCACTCAGCTTTACAACACCCACTACGACAA GTTCAAGGAACACCTGAACAGCCATGAGCCCAAAGAGCTGCTTTCCCTGGACGAGTACGAGGAGCTGAGGACATTGTGCCGCCAGAGTCAGAAGGCAGAGCGTGCTGAACAGgcccaggaggaggaggaggagaggccgCCAGGGGAGGAAGAGCCCGCCACACCCGAGGGCACAGACACG gAGGAATTGATGCAGAAGATTAGGGAACAAGTGCTGGTTCGCAGGGACAAAGTGTACCAGGACAACGAGGGAGAAGTCCGCAAGAGATGGCACTTTGAAGATGCT ATCAAACGCCCCTACTTCCACGTCAAGCCACTGGATCGCCTCCAGCTGCGGGCCTGGCACTCCTACCTGGACTGGGAGATCGCTCAGCTGAACAATGACACCAAAGACCCCAACCAAG ATCCAAACCAGGCAGCCAcagaggggtcagaggtcacagccCAGCCTCAGGAAGGATCAGAGGATGCTGCGGTTGCCCACGACGACCATAGGGTTCGCATCCTCTTCGAGCGGTGCCTGATTGCCTGCGCTCTGTATGAGGAGTCCTGGACCAGG TACACGCAGTACCTGGAGTTGCAGAGTGTGGACGAGGCACGGGCCGTTTACAAACGAGCCTGTGAGATCCACCTGACGTACAAACCCAACATCCACATGCAGTGGGCCACCTTCGAGGAGAGGCACG GTGACTTGACCGAGGCTCGACGAGTGCTGGAGGCCCTTGAGAAAACCGTACCAGGGTTGGCAGTGGTCCGTCTTCGCAGGGCGGCTTTAGAGAGACGAGCGGGCCAGCTGGACCAATCAGAGGCATTGCTGCGGGAGGCGGTGGACGAATCCAAAGAGAGGCCCACGTTACACGCTTTCTACTCCATCAAGCTGGCTCGTCTGCTGCTGAAACTGGGCAGGAACCCCAGCAGAGCCCGCAGAGTTTTACAGGAGGCGCTGGAGATCAGTCCG GATAATGATAAACTGCACATGAACCTGTTGGAGCTGGAGGTGTCGGGGGACCCCTCAGCTGAAGTGGTGCAGGAGTGTGTGACACGAGCCCTGGCAGCGCCCCTCGACCCACACACCAAGATCCTCTTCTCACAGAGAGGCCTGCAGTTCGCCGAGGACTACAGCAACTCTATCCAGAG CGTGCTGTCTGTGTATGAAGAGCACCAGAAACTGCTGAAGGAGCTGGGTGGAACAAAGAGAGGAGCTGAGAATGG GGACGAGGACTCAGAGAAGCTGAGCAAAAGTGACGACGGCTCTGCCGTGTCAGCACAAGTCCCACCTACCATGCCGCATGTCCCCATCACCACTCCCCCTCCTCCCGTGATGGGCGCCGACATGAGCGCACAGGCCGGCTACGGGGGTTACGGCAGCTGGTACCAG CAACCGCAGTACGGCGGCTATGGCTACCAGAACACCTGGAACTACAACCAGGGCTACTACCCTCCCAGCTAA